The sequence GGTGGCCGAACTCCCCATGGCCCAGCGGTACTTCCTCTTCTGAGGAGCCCGAGGAGCCCGAGGAGCCCGAGGAGTCCGAGGAGGCGCGCCGATCAACGCCGCGATGAGCAATCCGATCAGCACCCTGACGCACACCCCGATAGGTACCCCGATGAGTACCGCGATGAAGGACACGTACCACCGATGAGCCGCGCAGCGCTGCTCGTCCTCGCCGACGGCCGGTTCCCCGCCGGGGGGCACGCCCACTCGGGCGGCGCCGAACCGGCCGTCGCCGCGGGACGCATCAAGGACGCCGCCACCCTGGAGACCTTCTGCCGGGGCCGGCTGCACACCGCGGGACTGGTCGCCGCGGGACTGGCCGCCGCGGCCGCGGGCGGCTACGACCCGCTCCTCCTGGACGACGCCGCCGATGCCCGTACACCCGTACCCGCGCTGCGGCAGGTCGCCCGGCGGCTCGGCCGGCAGATGATGCGGGCAAGCCCGGGCGACCTGGCCGAGCGAGGCGCTGGACGCGCTCGCCGCGGCCCGTCCCCGCGGCGCCCACCAGCCCGTCGTCCTCGGCCTGGCCGCCCGGTCCGCGGGTCTGCCGCCGCTCGACGCCGCCCACGCCGTGGCCTACGAGAACATCAGCGGTCCGGCCACCGCGGCCGTCCGGCTGCTGAGCCTGGACCCCTTCGACGCCACCGCCGTGCTCGCACGTCTCACCGCCGAGGTCGACCAGGTCGCAGAACAGGCCACCGAGGCCGCGCTGCGGACCGCGGCCGAAGGAACCGGCGCACTGCCGGCGGCCTCCGCGCCGCTGCTCGACATCACCGCCCAACAGCACGCCGCCTGGCCCGTTCGGCTCTTCGCTTCCTGACCCGGCCGGCCCGTCCCACGAAACCCACCCCGCTGTACCCCACCACCGGAGTGACCATGCACCTCGACCACCAGGACACCTTCCCCGAGCGGCACACCTACAGCGCCGCCGTCCCGGTACGCCCCGACGGCACCCGCCGCGCCCTGCGCATCGGTCTCGGCGGCCCGGTCGGCACCGGCAAGACCGCAACCGTCGCCGCACTGTGCCGCGCCCTGCGCAACGAGCTGTCCATCGCCGTCGTCACCAACGACATCTACACCCGCGAGGACGCCGAATTCCTGCTCCGCGAGGCCGTCCTGCCCGCCGAGCGGATCTCCGCCGTCGAGACCGGCGCCTGCCCGCACACCGCCATCCGCGACGACATCTCCGCCAACCTCGAAGCCGTCGAGGACCTGGAGGAGGCGGCCGGCCCGCTCGATCTCGTCCTGGTCGAATCCGGCGGTGACAACCTCACCGCCACCTTCTCCAAGGGCCTGGTCGACGCCCAGATCTTTGTGATCGACGTGGCCGGCGGCGATGACATCCCGCGCAAGGGCGGCCCCGGCGTCACCACCGCCGACCTGCTCGTCATCAACAAGACCGATCTCGCGCCCTACGTCGGCGTGGACCTGGAGGGCATGGCCCGCGACGCCAAGGCGCAGCGCGGCGAGCTGCCCGTCGCCTTCACCGCACTGAAGTCGGAGAACGGCGTCCGGCCGGTCGCGGAGTGGGTCCGCGGGCGGCTGGCCGACTGGACCGCGAGCCCGGCATGACCCTCGCACTCCCCACGCCGGAGACGGGCCGCGCCGCCGCCGGGCTGTGTGCCACCGCCCGTATCGTCGCGCGGGCCGACGGGCAGGGGATCACCCGGCTGCCCGTCCTCGACGGCGACGGCCCGTTCGCGCTGCGCCGCATCCGCGGGCACGGCAACCAGGCCCGGGTCTGCGTCGTGGGCGCCATGAGTGCCCCGCTCGGCGGTGACCGGCTGGGCATCGAAGCCACCGCCGAGCCGGGCAGCGCCCTGCACCTCACGGCTGCCGCCGCGACCGTCGCGCTGCCCGGCCGTACGGGCGAGCACGCCCGCTACGACGTGTGGTTGACGGTGGGCGAGGGCGCACGGCTCGACTGGCTGCCCGAACCGCTGATCTCGGCGGCGGGCAGCGACCTGCGGATGACCACCACCGTCGATCTGGCCCCCACCGCACGCCTGGTACTCCGTGAGGAACAGGTGCTGGGACGCAGCGGGGAACGGACCGGCGCCCTGCGCAGCCGGCTCACCGTCCGCCGGGCCGGCCGGACCCTGCTCGACCAGGAGACGGCGTACGGGCCCGGCGTCCCCGGCTGGGACACCTCGGCGGTCCTGGACGGGCACCGCGCGCTCGGCCAACTCCTCATCGTCGGGCCGGAGTTCGAGGAGCGACCGGCCGAGGTGCGGCTGCTCGGCGGCGCGGCGGGCGAGCGGCCCGGCGACGGCGAGGGGCAGGGCGTGCTGGCACCGCTTGCGGGCCCCGGGGCCCTGGCCACGGCCGTGGCCCCGGACGCGCTGCGGCTGCGGCGCCTGCTGGACGAGGCCGCCGGGAGCGCGGCCGTGGGGAGCGCGGCCGCCGGGTGACGGCGG is a genomic window of Streptomyces sp. Edi2 containing:
- a CDS encoding urease accessory protein UreD, translating into MTLALPTPETGRAAAGLCATARIVARADGQGITRLPVLDGDGPFALRRIRGHGNQARVCVVGAMSAPLGGDRLGIEATAEPGSALHLTAAAATVALPGRTGEHARYDVWLTVGEGARLDWLPEPLISAAGSDLRMTTTVDLAPTARLVLREEQVLGRSGERTGALRSRLTVRRAGRTLLDQETAYGPGVPGWDTSAVLDGHRALGQLLIVGPEFEERPAEVRLLGGAAGERPGDGEGQGVLAPLAGPGALATAVAPDALRLRRLLDEAAGSAAVGSAAAG
- the ureG gene encoding urease accessory protein UreG → MHLDHQDTFPERHTYSAAVPVRPDGTRRALRIGLGGPVGTGKTATVAALCRALRNELSIAVVTNDIYTREDAEFLLREAVLPAERISAVETGACPHTAIRDDISANLEAVEDLEEAAGPLDLVLVESGGDNLTATFSKGLVDAQIFVIDVAGGDDIPRKGGPGVTTADLLVINKTDLAPYVGVDLEGMARDAKAQRGELPVAFTALKSENGVRPVAEWVRGRLADWTASPA